Proteins encoded by one window of Culicoides brevitarsis isolate CSIRO-B50_1 chromosome 2, AGI_CSIRO_Cbre_v1, whole genome shotgun sequence:
- the LOC134828986 gene encoding 5-hydroxytryptamine receptor, with protein sequence MDITTTNKVLMDNRHQIFIESGGPDAYLGISNDFIDESGIFNETSLINASLSSISTPTLNETSLNVTHLTDEPVSEVILMAVLSLVLGLMILVTVIGNVFVIAAIILERNLQNVANYLVASLAVADLLVACLVMPLGAVYEISKGWILGPELCDMWTSFDVLCCTASILHLVAIATDRYWAVTNVDYIHSRTSKRVFIMIFLVWFFAVIVSLAPQFGWKDPEYMQRIEQLKCMVSQDVSYQVFATCCTFYVPLFVILVLYWKIYQTARKRIRRRKPKLPIASNNNQDVPKPKRKLRFRIGAFSSHNNNSDPDKSKKGATAHASSLGLVEGNSTNTVNTVEDVDQDNSTNNASNGSDSMPAKQIHFHHGGSGKNKPCTSSTNGGTEVTAFNTNVVDESATSSSSTTTTTITTSSVNQITQAPSAIVIENNNQHLQPPLSTPPPSAGSDSGNNQLPIATISSQVSTPLHHTPQAASNANKAISNLNKRKETIEAKRERKAAKTLAIITGAFVVCWLPFFLMALLMPLCETCEIQDWIASLFLWLGYFNSTLNPVIYTIFSPEFRQAFKRILFGSHNRATYYRRGKL encoded by the exons ATGGATATCACAACAACTaataaag TTCTCATGGACAATCGACACCAAATTTTCATCGAGAGCGGCGGTCCCGATGCCTATCTCGGAATTTCGAATGACTTCATCGACGAGTCGGGCATTTTCAATGAGACTAGTCTCATTAATGCTTCGCTCAGTTCCATTTCCACGCCAACGCTCAACGAAACGTCACTCAATGTCACACATCTTACGGATGAGCCGGTTTCGGAAGTCATCTTGATGGCAGTTCTCTCATTAGTGCTCGGACTTATGATATTGGTTACAGTTATCG GAAATGTATTTGTTATCGCTGCCATTATTCTCGAACGTAACTTACAAAATGTGGCCAATTATTTGGTTGCATCATTAGCTGTAGCCGATTTACTTGTCGCTTGTCTTGTGATGCCCCTGGGTGCGGTATATGAG ATAAGCAAAGGATGGATTCTTGGGCCCGAATTGTGTGATATGTGGACGTCATTTGATGTTCTTTGCTGTACGGCATCGATTTTGCATCTCGTGGCGATAGCAACTGATCG ATATTGGGCTGTCACAAATGTCGACTACATTCATTCCCGCACAAGCAAACGCGTGTTTATCATGATATTCCTTGTGTGGTTTTTCGCGGTTATTGTATCGCTGGCGCCGCAATTTGGCTGGAAAGATCCCGAGTATATGCAACGAATTGAGCAGTTAAAGTGTATGGTATCACAAGATGTTTCCTATCAG gttTTTGCCACCTGCTGTACTTTCTATGTTCCTCTCTTTGTTATACTAGTTttatattggaaaatttatcaaactgCTCGCAAACGTATACGTAGAAGGAAACCAAAACTACCAATTGCATCAAATAATAATCAG GATGTGCCAAaacctaaaagaaaattacgcTTCAGAATCGGTGCATTTAGtagtcataataataatagtgatccagataaatcaaaaaaggGAGCAACTGCCCACGCATCATCATTAGGTTTAGTCGAGGGCAATTCCACGAATACAGTAAACACCGTGGAAGACGTTGATCAGGACAACAGTACAAATAATGCGAGTAATGGCAGTGACTCGATGCCAGCGAAGCAAATTCACTTTCATCACGGCGGAAGCGGCAAAAATAAGCCATGTACAAGTAGCACGAATGGCGGCACAGAAGTTACTGCCTTCAATACAAATGTCGTCGATGAA AGTgctacatcatcatcatcgacaacCACAACCACGATAACCACTTCGTCCGTTAACCAAATCACGCAGGCACCATCTGCCATTGTCATCGAGAACAATAATCAGCATTTGCAACCGCCCTTATCGACGCCCCCGCCTTCCGCAGGAAGTGATTCCGGCAACAACCAACTGCCCATCGCCACAATTAGCAGTCAAGTATCGACGCCGTTGCATCATACGCCGCAAGCCGCCTCAAATGCCAACAAAGCAATCTCCAACCTCAATAAACGCAAAGAGACAATCGAGGCGAAGCGCGAACGAAAAGCTGCCAAAACGCTCGCAATTATTACGGGCGCTTTCGTTGTGTGTTGGCTCCCATTCTTCCTCATGGCATTACTGATGCCCCTTTGCGAAACTTGTGAAATACAAGATTGGATAGCTTCGCTGTTTTTGTGGCTCGGATACTTTAACTCGACACTCAATCCCGTCATTTACACGATTTTCAGCCCGGAATTTCGACAAGCGTTCAAGCGGATTTTATTTGGATCACACAACCGCGCGACGTATTACAGACGGGGGAAATTGTAA